Proteins encoded in a region of the Campylobacter geochelonis genome:
- a CDS encoding DUF411 domain-containing protein gives MKKLLLLSTFLATQIFAASSVVMYKSPSCGCCDSWAQHLKDNGFSDIKTVKTNEMLEVKNKFKVPLELSSCHTAVIDDYIFEGHVPAVDVKEFLELKPTNAIGLTVAGMPLGSPGMEQGGIVEDYDVLMLKKDGTSEIFSSYMDGKRFK, from the coding sequence ATGAAAAAACTTCTTCTACTCTCAACCTTTCTAGCCACGCAAATTTTTGCAGCAAGTTCAGTCGTGATGTACAAAAGCCCAAGTTGTGGGTGTTGCGATAGTTGGGCACAGCACTTAAAAGACAACGGTTTTAGCGATATAAAGACAGTTAAAACAAACGAAATGCTTGAGGTAAAAAACAAATTCAAAGTTCCATTAGAGCTATCTAGTTGCCATACTGCCGTTATTGATGATTATATTTTTGAAGGGCATGTTCCAGCTGTTGATGTGAAAGAATTTCTTGAGCTAAAACCAACAAACGCTATCGGTCTTACAGTCGCTGGTATGCCTCTTGGAAGTCCAGGAATGGAGCAAGGTGGCATAGTTGAAGACTACGATGTTTTAATGCTTAAAAAAGATGGAACAAGCGAAATCTTTTCAAGCTATATGGATGGAAAACGCTTCAAATAG
- a CDS encoding nucleotidyltransferase domain-containing protein produces MKNIIKQKLLDIQTSYNIKILYACESGSRAWGFASKDSDYDVRFIYVKPLEYYLSLGKKCDVLECELNDTFDINGWDLSKFLYLLAHSNMSAYEWLQSDIIYQKTQIWEEIQDEFLQFFNVSTAIYSYLGIAKTQMSRHIQNKELIKYKKYLYVIRPLIACEYILKYQKPALMNFNNLLESVEISSEVGREIKNLLKFKLESSEKDFKQKSDVLNTFCIEKIDKFNNFLARKKIQKQPYIAKIDDLFLRVLKDERLLV; encoded by the coding sequence ATGAAAAATATTATAAAACAAAAGCTTTTAGATATTCAAACCTCTTACAATATCAAAATTTTATATGCTTGCGAAAGTGGTTCTAGGGCGTGGGGTTTTGCTAGTAAAGATAGCGATTATGACGTAAGATTTATCTATGTTAAACCACTAGAGTATTATCTTAGTTTGGGGAAAAAATGCGATGTGCTAGAATGCGAACTAAATGACACATTTGATATTAATGGTTGGGATTTATCTAAATTTTTATATCTTTTGGCACATTCTAATATGAGTGCGTATGAATGGTTGCAAAGCGATATTATCTATCAAAAAACTCAAATTTGGGAAGAAATTCAAGATGAATTCTTACAATTTTTTAATGTAAGTACCGCTATTTATAGCTATCTTGGAATTGCTAAAACTCAAATGAGCAGGCATATACAAAATAAAGAATTAATAAAATATAAAAAATATTTATATGTAATTCGTCCATTGATAGCATGTGAGTATATTTTAAAATACCAAAAACCAGCTTTAATGAATTTTAACAACTTACTTGAAAGCGTTGAGATTAGTAGCGAAGTTGGACGTGAAATTAAAAATTTACTTAAATTTAAACTAGAATCTAGCGAAAAGGACTTTAAGCAAAAATCAGATGTTTTGAATACATTTTGTATTGAAAAGATTGATAAATTTAATAATTTTTTAGCAAGAAAAAAAATACAAAAGCAACCATATATCGCAAAAATAGATGATTTATTTTTGCGAGTATTAAAGGATGAAAGATTATTGGTTTAA
- a CDS encoding YnfA family protein yields the protein MVKEILYYLVAAFFEILGCFSFWIVIKNAKNPLWLGVGVISLVIFAYILTKVESEFASRAYAAYGGIYIISSLLWLVFIEKQAITKYDFLGAFLSILGASIIIFSAIKKLS from the coding sequence TTGGTAAAAGAGATTTTATACTACCTCGTGGCGGCATTTTTTGAAATTTTGGGTTGTTTTTCTTTTTGGATAGTTATAAAAAATGCTAAAAACCCGCTCTGGCTAGGAGTTGGCGTTATCTCTTTAGTCATTTTTGCCTATATTTTGACAAAAGTTGAGAGCGAATTTGCCAGTAGGGCTTACGCGGCGTATGGTGGAATTTATATCATCTCATCGCTTCTTTGGCTCGTTTTTATAGAAAAACAAGCCATTACAAAATACGACTTTTTAGGAGCTTTTTTATCTATTTTAGGAGCTTCTATCATCATATTTTCAGCGATTAAAAAACTATCCTAA
- the dnaG gene encoding DNA primase yields MIKEESIQKLLDQVDIVDVVSHYIPLRRSGVNFVGICPFHDDKNPSMSVSSNLGIFHCFSCKAGGNAIKFIMDYEKLSYPEAIEKLAALSNFTLEYSAKGAPVKEEKHILAKVGAYYQSLLYKTPAAIEYLYSRGFDDALIAKFELGYAPTSQNTIHLLENEKIEPNEALDVGIVKQNDRGFYASFVERITFPIKNHTGKIVGFGGRTITNHIAKYVNSPQSRVFDKSQILYAYDVAKKSAYDKKELIITEGYMDTIMLHKAGFTNAIAVLGTALTDKHLPLLRRGDTRIVLCFDGDEAGINAAIKSSRLLTINELDTSVVILPNGLDPADLVQKGDLRGLEKALENRVEAGEFLIKSIISNYEISRPQQKQKALEEVQKYTFELKPVVADAYKGVVSRALNIDINSFFLSKFKRVQNEVKKTQAPNLARKRDYLELEILKTCFMDKDSFKTGLDLCEKEIFATHFDIYEAVFSSQKSQKQVDLLRELAIDDSVNTLNNEKKLYDGIKMLKEKYYQSLLKELAKSSDADKIDKIVKIQKILRRLKGAK; encoded by the coding sequence ATGATAAAAGAAGAAAGCATCCAAAAACTACTAGATCAAGTCGATATCGTCGATGTTGTAAGCCACTACATTCCACTTAGGCGCTCAGGCGTAAACTTTGTAGGAATTTGTCCGTTTCATGATGATAAAAATCCGAGCATGAGTGTTAGTTCAAATTTGGGAATTTTTCACTGTTTTTCGTGTAAAGCTGGTGGAAATGCGATAAAATTTATCATGGATTATGAGAAGTTAAGCTATCCAGAAGCGATTGAAAAGTTAGCAGCTCTTTCAAATTTTACACTTGAATACAGCGCCAAAGGTGCGCCAGTCAAAGAAGAAAAACATATCTTAGCGAAGGTTGGAGCGTATTATCAAAGCTTGCTTTATAAGACTCCAGCTGCGATAGAATACCTTTATAGCAGGGGTTTTGATGATGCTTTGATAGCTAAATTTGAGCTTGGTTATGCTCCAACTTCGCAAAACACAATCCACCTTTTAGAAAACGAAAAAATCGAGCCAAATGAGGCATTAGATGTTGGCATAGTAAAGCAAAATGATAGGGGATTTTACGCTAGTTTTGTTGAACGGATTACATTTCCGATTAAAAATCACACAGGAAAAATCGTCGGTTTTGGCGGTCGAACCATCACAAATCACATAGCAAAGTATGTTAACAGCCCACAATCTCGAGTTTTTGACAAATCGCAGATTCTTTACGCATATGACGTGGCGAAAAAATCGGCTTATGATAAAAAAGAGTTGATTATAACTGAGGGTTATATGGATACGATAATGCTTCATAAAGCTGGATTTACTAACGCTATAGCAGTACTTGGAACGGCTTTGACTGATAAGCATTTGCCGCTTTTGCGCCGTGGCGATACAAGGATAGTTTTGTGTTTTGATGGCGATGAGGCTGGTATAAATGCGGCGATTAAAAGTTCAAGACTTTTAACGATAAATGAGCTTGATACAAGCGTTGTTATACTGCCAAATGGGCTTGATCCTGCGGATTTGGTTCAAAAAGGGGATTTAAGAGGGCTTGAAAAAGCACTTGAAAATAGAGTTGAGGCTGGAGAATTTCTAATAAAAAGCATTATATCAAACTACGAAATTTCTCGTCCACAGCAAAAGCAAAAAGCACTTGAAGAGGTGCAAAAGTATACTTTTGAGCTAAAACCAGTTGTCGCTGATGCGTATAAAGGAGTTGTTTCAAGAGCGCTAAATATCGATATAAACAGCTTTTTTCTATCTAAATTTAAACGAGTTCAAAATGAGGTTAAAAAAACGCAAGCACCAAATTTGGCTAGAAAAAGAGACTATCTTGAACTTGAAATTTTAAAAACTTGTTTTATGGATAAAGACTCTTTTAAAACTGGGCTTGATTTGTGTGAAAAAGAGATTTTCGCTACGCATTTTGATATTTATGAGGCGGTTTTTTCTTCGCAAAAAAGCCAAAAGCAGGTTGATTTGTTAAGAGAGTTAGCGATTGATGATAGTGTGAATACTTTAAATAATGAAAAAAAACTTTATGATGGGATAAAAATGTTGAAAGAGAAATATTATCAATCTTTGTTAAAAGAGTTAGCAAAAAGTAGTGACGCAGATAAAATTGATAAAATTGTTAAAATTCAGAAGATTTTAAGGCGTTTAAAGGGGGCAAAATGA
- a CDS encoding PAS domain-containing protein — translation MAVSFNKPKPLNLEIELDSKRYIVSKTDTKGVITFANQYFVKVSGYAESELVGKPHNIIRHPDMPKIIFKMMWDRIQNGQNIMAVVKNLAKDGRYYWVITNFEIERDEKTNEITGYIAYRRAASKTTIESLKPMYKELVEAEKTGGMEASEELLMKMLKDRKMSYNDFVNNEMEKSNLKGVFGGLLGKLFNK, via the coding sequence ATGGCTGTAAGCTTTAACAAACCAAAACCTCTAAATTTAGAGATAGAACTTGATTCTAAAAGGTATATAGTTTCTAAAACCGACACAAAGGGAGTTATCACCTTTGCCAACCAATACTTTGTAAAAGTCTCAGGCTACGCAGAGTCCGAACTAGTGGGAAAACCTCACAACATCATCAGACATCCCGATATGCCAAAAATCATCTTTAAAATGATGTGGGATAGAATCCAAAACGGACAAAACATCATGGCTGTTGTAAAAAATTTAGCAAAAGATGGCAGATACTACTGGGTTATAACAAATTTCGAGATAGAAAGAGATGAAAAAACCAACGAAATAACAGGATATATAGCCTATAGAAGAGCTGCTTCAAAAACTACAATCGAAAGCCTTAAACCGATGTATAAAGAGCTAGTAGAAGCTGAGAAAACCGGCGGAATGGAAGCGAGCGAAGAGCTTTTGATGAAGATGTTAAAAGATAGAAAAATGAGCTACAACGACTTTGTTAATAACGAGATGGAAAAAAGCAACTTAAAAGGCGTTTTTGGCGGACTTTTAGGCAAGTTGTTTAACAAATAA
- the rnhA gene encoding ribonuclease HI: MKSICLFSDGSCLKNPGAGGWAYILKYKDFVKKQSGAKEHTTNNQMELRAVIEGLKALKEPCEVLLYTDSSYVANSINSWLFGWVKKNFKNVKNVELWQEYLEISKPHKVKASWIKAHAGHPENEECDTMARDEATKMEESLKCKI; the protein is encoded by the coding sequence ATGAAATCAATATGCCTTTTTAGCGACGGCTCATGTCTTAAAAACCCCGGAGCTGGTGGCTGGGCGTATATTTTAAAATACAAAGATTTTGTTAAAAAACAAAGTGGAGCTAAAGAACACACAACAAACAACCAAATGGAGCTAAGAGCCGTAATTGAGGGCTTAAAAGCGTTAAAAGAACCGTGTGAAGTGCTACTTTACACAGATAGTAGTTATGTGGCGAATTCGATAAATTCATGGCTTTTTGGCTGGGTTAAAAAAAACTTTAAAAATGTGAAAAATGTAGAGTTGTGGCAAGAATATTTAGAAATTTCAAAACCGCATAAAGTAAAGGCTTCATGGATAAAAGCTCACGCTGGACACCCTGAAAATGAAGAGTGTGATACGATGGCAAGAGATGAAGCTACAAAAATGGAAGAGAGTTTAAAATGCAAAATTTAG
- a CDS encoding response regulator transcription factor, protein MKKSTLEMLKNFTILVVEDDDVARSVIKQELKGHFSAFFEAKDGLEGLEIFKKHRVDIILSDLHMPNLNGFEMIKQIQQIKPKQDFIAMTSYDSDENLLSSVEHGALNFLRKPLEILEIKTALVVALAKKSSQKVAISKEVSVDFASETIYLGDEAVFLSYKNHKIFWLLCYNLGRLVSYDLIEDWVYFDDEEFSKKAVQTAIIRIKKQLGDLDIENIYSSGYVLKKSV, encoded by the coding sequence ATGAAAAAATCCACCCTTGAGATGTTAAAAAATTTCACCATTCTTGTAGTTGAAGATGATGATGTGGCAAGAAGTGTGATAAAACAGGAGCTAAAAGGGCATTTTAGCGCATTTTTTGAAGCAAAAGATGGGCTTGAGGGGCTTGAAATTTTTAAAAAACATAGAGTTGATATCATTTTATCTGATCTCCATATGCCAAATTTAAATGGTTTTGAGATGATAAAACAGATTCAGCAAATCAAGCCAAAGCAAGATTTTATCGCTATGACTTCATATGATAGCGATGAAAATTTGCTAAGTAGCGTGGAACATGGAGCGCTAAATTTTTTGCGAAAACCGCTTGAAATTTTGGAGATAAAAACTGCTCTTGTTGTCGCACTTGCTAAAAAAAGTAGCCAAAAAGTAGCGATAAGTAAAGAAGTTAGCGTTGATTTTGCTAGCGAGACTATATATTTAGGCGATGAAGCTGTGTTTTTAAGCTATAAAAACCACAAAATTTTCTGGCTTTTGTGTTATAACTTAGGGCGACTTGTTAGTTATGATTTGATAGAAGACTGGGTTTATTTTGATGATGAGGAATTTAGTAAAAAAGCGGTTCAAACTGCGATTATTAGGATAAAAAAACAGCTTGGCGATCTTGATATAGAAAACATTTATAGCTCTGGATATGTGCTAAAAAAGAGTGTTTAA
- the aroC gene encoding chorismate synthase → MNTFGTKLRLTTFGETHGVAIGGILDGLPAGVKINLEFLQNELDKRKPGGKFATARKESDKIELLSGVFEGISTGTPIGFIIYNENQKSKDYESVKNLFRPGHADFTYFYKFGVRDYRGGGRSSARESAVRVAGGALTQMFLDEFGISVESGIYSVGKINHSANLDDEVLNLDFEFAKNSEIFSLYPALEEAFKEEILKAKNAHDSVGASVVTLIKNAPVGLGEVLYDKFDARIAAAMMGINAVKAVEIGSGTNSSASFGSQNNDFINKSGFLSNHAGGILGGITSAQDVVIKCHFKPTPSIFLKEPTIDISGDETICELRGRHDPCVGVRGSVVTTAMARLVVADMMLLNASSNLANLKRVY, encoded by the coding sequence ATGAATACATTTGGCACAAAACTTCGGCTTACTACCTTTGGCGAGACGCATGGAGTCGCGATTGGTGGGATTCTTGATGGACTTCCGGCTGGAGTTAAAATCAACTTGGAGTTTTTACAAAACGAGCTTGATAAGAGAAAACCGGGAGGTAAATTTGCCACCGCTAGAAAAGAAAGCGATAAAATCGAGCTTTTAAGTGGAGTGTTTGAGGGCATTAGCACGGGAACGCCGATTGGTTTTATAATTTATAACGAAAATCAAAAATCAAAAGATTACGAAAGCGTTAAAAACCTCTTTCGCCCAGGACATGCTGATTTTACCTACTTTTATAAATTTGGGGTGCGAGATTATCGAGGTGGTGGGCGAAGTAGCGCTAGAGAAAGTGCAGTTAGAGTCGCTGGTGGCGCGCTTACTCAGATGTTTTTAGATGAGTTTGGCATTAGTGTTGAGAGTGGAATTTATAGTGTTGGCAAGATAAATCATAGTGCAAATTTAGATGATGAAGTGCTAAATTTAGACTTTGAATTTGCTAAAAACTCTGAAATTTTCTCTTTATACCCCGCTTTAGAAGAGGCATTTAAAGAAGAAATTTTAAAAGCGAAAAACGCCCATGATAGCGTTGGCGCAAGCGTTGTAACACTTATAAAAAATGCTCCGGTTGGACTTGGCGAAGTGCTTTATGATAAATTTGATGCAAGAATCGCTGCTGCTATGATGGGGATAAATGCGGTCAAAGCCGTAGAAATCGGAAGTGGCACAAACTCAAGTGCAAGTTTTGGAAGTCAAAACAACGACTTTATAAACAAATCAGGCTTTTTATCAAACCACGCTGGTGGAATTTTAGGCGGGATTACAAGCGCTCAAGATGTCGTTATAAAGTGCCATTTTAAGCCTACTCCATCGATTTTTTTAAAAGAGCCGACTATCGATATAAGCGGCGATGAAACCATATGCGAACTTCGCGGCAGACACGATCCTTGCGTTGGAGTTAGAGGAAGCGTTGTAACAACTGCGATGGCACGCCTTGTTGTGGCTGATATGATGCTTTTAAATGCAAGTTCAAATTTGGCAAATTTAAAAAGAGTTTATTAG
- the rnc gene encoding ribonuclease III — MQNLANLEKNLGYKFKDEQLLIKALTHKSCKKPYNNERLEFLGDAVMDLIVAEYLCKKFRKTDEGDLSKLRAALVNEKSFSNLAKSVNLGDFLFISAAEEHNKGRFKASLLSDAFEAVMGAIYLESGLESCTKIALNLLENEYKSISLDALAKDYKTMLQEITQAKFGLTPEYKLISTSGPDHQKEFKMAVFLDEKKYGEAVGKSKKDAEQQAAKITIDEIKKVKP, encoded by the coding sequence ATGCAAAATTTAGCTAATTTAGAAAAAAATTTAGGTTATAAATTTAAAGATGAGCAACTTTTAATCAAAGCACTAACTCATAAAAGCTGTAAAAAGCCTTATAACAACGAAAGGCTCGAGTTTTTAGGCGATGCAGTTATGGACTTGATAGTTGCTGAGTATCTGTGCAAAAAATTTAGAAAAACCGACGAGGGCGATCTTTCAAAACTTAGAGCTGCTTTGGTAAATGAAAAAAGCTTTTCAAATTTGGCAAAGAGTGTAAATTTGGGCGATTTTTTGTTTATTTCAGCTGCTGAGGAGCATAACAAAGGGCGTTTTAAAGCCTCTTTGCTTTCTGATGCTTTTGAGGCGGTTATGGGAGCGATTTATCTTGAAAGCGGGCTTGAGTCTTGCACGAAAATAGCGCTAAATTTGCTTGAAAATGAGTATAAATCCATAAGCTTAGATGCATTAGCAAAAGACTATAAAACCATGCTTCAGGAGATAACTCAAGCTAAATTTGGACTCACTCCAGAGTATAAACTCATCTCAACAAGCGGTCCAGATCACCAAAAAGAGTTTAAAATGGCGGTTTTTTTAGATGAGAAAAAATACGGTGAGGCAGTTGGTAAGAGTAAAAAAGATGCCGAGCAACAAGCCGCTAAGATAACTATCGATGAGATTAAAAAGGTAAAACCATGA
- a CDS encoding tetratricopeptide repeat protein, producing the protein MENFFIDYRDPIFGLIILISAALIVATASYVWGVFSKRDEKDRIERFIRKFDSSNGLSTKHKELLRSIDIGSESLGLLATVFSKSGDFEKAINVYLIALENVKDKKDKEFILTNLGKVYFQAGFLKKSEEIFLESLKLGPRNETSLKYLSVIYERLKLYQNELEVLDALKEQGVSTDESLAFVKSQIIANDANLSFDKKIKEIMTFSKDFDFVLRLVLELHLKHQEPLSKIRKFPNLASCIDIIWHLKEPVNLRDREFKALFYAKNLNNEFETSSFFEINAISAMRKSGFFEADLNFKYVCKECKNTLPTHFYRCPICYSLQSVEILPKIVRKDDEINMPF; encoded by the coding sequence TTGGAAAACTTTTTTATAGATTATAGAGATCCGATTTTTGGGCTGATTATCCTTATAAGTGCAGCTTTGATTGTAGCGACTGCTAGCTATGTTTGGGGCGTCTTTAGCAAAAGAGATGAAAAAGATAGAATAGAAAGATTTATCCGCAAATTTGACTCATCAAATGGACTTAGCACAAAACACAAAGAACTTTTACGCTCCATCGACATCGGAAGCGAATCTTTAGGGCTTTTAGCAACTGTTTTTAGTAAAAGCGGGGATTTTGAAAAGGCGATAAATGTCTATTTAATCGCGCTTGAAAACGTAAAAGATAAAAAAGATAAAGAATTTATCCTAACAAATTTAGGAAAAGTATACTTTCAAGCTGGATTTTTAAAAAAATCAGAAGAAATTTTTCTTGAAAGCCTAAAACTAGGGCCACGAAATGAGACTTCGCTAAAATATCTAAGCGTGATTTATGAGCGCCTTAAACTTTATCAAAACGAACTTGAAGTCTTAGATGCACTAAAAGAGCAGGGCGTAAGCACTGATGAAAGCTTGGCTTTTGTAAAAAGTCAAATTATCGCAAATGATGCAAATTTAAGCTTTGATAAAAAAATCAAAGAGATTATGACCTTTTCAAAGGATTTTGACTTTGTTTTAAGACTAGTTTTAGAGCTTCATCTAAAACATCAAGAGCCACTCTCAAAGATAAGAAAATTCCCAAATTTAGCAAGTTGTATCGATATAATCTGGCATTTAAAAGAGCCGGTGAATCTGCGAGATAGAGAATTTAAAGCGCTTTTTTATGCAAAGAATTTAAACAACGAGTTTGAAACTAGCAGTTTTTTTGAGATAAATGCGATTTCAGCGATGAGAAAAAGTGGATTTTTTGAGGCGGATTTGAACTTTAAATATGTCTGCAAAGAGTGTAAAAATACCTTGCCAACGCACTTTTATCGCTGTCCGATTTGCTACTCGCTTCAAAGCGTTGAAATACTTCCAAAAATAGTTAGGAAAGATGATGAAATCAATATGCCTTTTTAG
- a CDS encoding sensor histidine kinase — MSLINSVANNKIYKTILFLILIFIFIIGGIFIGMTKEMKEKVEQNRELTIKSLEFTMLLWLEQRVKSLESAVIYAGNNGIYNDEEKIVKFNQNFINSNPFFNAVQMLIPQKYFYMDGKKIIDYEKNIAYNEDKNITRAISQPWFIKTKESEKTTINEMKKHHYLHEQTINICTPIKDGAKFVGVFCGILKTDSLFDKIKEIKIPQNFYYFIVDNFGNALTELKNKELLVSIEQTCIEKNRKENISLQVGDDAVSLTKLHGFEWYLGVGVDTHKFLLSNMKKTIIYAIVSFLSFLIMLYFINLIYEFIIKKLSAKKEQYEQLLLHQSRLNEIGGLVSGINHQLKQPINSLSLIISSMSETLKKDELDKELFQSNLALCKSQIWAMNNTINIYRNFYKFDDAISEFDIIKCIKDVILVTKTELNHHNITLKFDKSYESIAVKSIENFIYQILLVLILNSKDAILSQKNSKKREILIEVSQKDNEVEICVLDFGSGVEKSKKELIFEPKQSSKKHGFGLGLCFAKMLSSRRLNGDLRLVSLKNPTKFSLNIQKNLKA; from the coding sequence ATGAGCCTTATAAACAGTGTTGCTAATAATAAAATTTATAAAACTATCCTTTTTTTAATACTAATTTTTATATTTATCATAGGTGGAATTTTCATCGGAATGACAAAAGAGATGAAAGAAAAAGTCGAGCAAAACAGAGAGCTAACGATAAAAAGCTTGGAATTTACTATGCTTTTATGGCTAGAACAAAGAGTTAAAAGCTTAGAAAGCGCGGTGATTTACGCTGGAAATAATGGAATTTATAATGATGAGGAAAAAATCGTTAAATTCAACCAAAATTTCATAAACTCAAACCCATTTTTTAACGCGGTTCAGATGTTGATACCGCAAAAATACTTTTATATGGATGGAAAAAAGATAATTGATTATGAAAAAAATATCGCATATAATGAGGATAAAAATATCACCAGAGCGATAAGTCAGCCGTGGTTTATAAAGACCAAAGAGAGCGAGAAAACAACGATAAATGAGATGAAAAAGCACCATTATTTACACGAACAGACGATAAATATCTGTACTCCTATAAAAGATGGAGCTAAATTTGTTGGCGTTTTTTGTGGTATTTTAAAGACTGATTCACTTTTTGATAAGATTAAAGAGATAAAAATTCCGCAAAATTTTTACTACTTTATCGTTGATAACTTTGGAAATGCCCTAACTGAGCTTAAAAACAAAGAGCTTTTAGTCAGCATTGAGCAAACTTGTATAGAGAAAAATCGTAAAGAAAATATCTCGCTCCAAGTAGGAGATGACGCGGTTAGTTTAACCAAACTGCACGGGTTTGAGTGGTATTTGGGTGTGGGAGTTGATACGCATAAGTTTCTTTTAAGTAATATGAAAAAGACTATTATTTACGCGATTGTGTCGTTTTTGTCTTTTTTAATAATGCTGTATTTTATAAATTTAATATATGAATTTATTATAAAAAAACTAAGTGCGAAAAAAGAGCAATACGAGCAGCTACTTTTACACCAATCAAGGTTAAACGAAATCGGCGGGCTAGTTTCTGGCATAAATCATCAGTTAAAACAACCCATAAATTCGCTAAGTTTAATCATCTCAAGCATGAGCGAAACGCTTAAAAAAGATGAGCTAGATAAAGAGCTTTTTCAAAGCAACTTAGCGCTTTGTAAGAGCCAAATTTGGGCGATGAACAACACGATAAACATATATAGAAATTTTTATAAATTTGATGATGCGATAAGCGAATTTGATATAATCAAGTGTATAAAAGATGTGATTTTAGTGACTAAAACAGAGCTAAACCACCACAACATCACGCTTAAATTTGATAAAAGTTATGAAAGTATTGCTGTAAAAAGTATAGAAAATTTTATATATCAAATTCTTTTGGTTTTGATTTTAAACTCAAAAGATGCGATTTTAAGCCAAAAAAATAGTAAAAAAAGAGAAATTTTAATCGAAGTAAGCCAAAAAGATAATGAGGTTGAAATTTGTGTTTTGGACTTTGGAAGTGGAGTTGAAAAGAGTAAAAAAGAGCTGATTTTTGAGCCAAAACAAAGTAGCAAAAAGCATGGTTTTGGGCTTGGGCTGTGTTTTGCGAAGATGTTGAGTTCAAGGCGCTTAAATGGGGATTTAAGACTAGTGAGTTTAAAAAATCCGACTAAATTTAGCTTAAATATACAAAAAAATTTAAAGGCTTAG
- a CDS encoding argininosuccinate synthase domain-containing protein — protein sequence MKALSLFSGGLDSMLAIRLMAMQGIEVTALHMDIGFGSRGDKSELLRKRAELAGAKFKIIDIKNKYLQDVLLHPKYGYGKNFNPCVDCHGFMFKTALLMLEDEGASFIVTGEVLGQRPMSQRKEALFNVSSLSGDENGLILRPLCAKHLEPTTPELKGWVEREKLLDISGRGRTRQLAMAKEFGFDEFESPGGGCLLTMQNFASKMKDALKFEGLDTYLDTQILKFGRHLRLDDGAKVIIGRDEKDNEGLERVQNPKFSHIALPDDMVGAYSLISKNASKNDKLKACKFALTYAKTSPNLEYEVAIDGEKFIASPFESKSQAQKYLVGLG from the coding sequence ATGAAAGCATTATCGCTTTTTAGTGGTGGGCTTGATAGCATGCTTGCGATTAGGCTAATGGCGATGCAAGGTATCGAAGTTACAGCACTTCATATGGATATAGGATTTGGCTCAAGAGGCGATAAAAGCGAACTTTTAAGAAAAAGAGCGGAGTTGGCTGGGGCTAAATTTAAGATAATTGATATTAAAAACAAATACCTCCAAGATGTGCTTTTGCACCCAAAATACGGCTATGGAAAGAACTTTAACCCGTGTGTGGATTGCCATGGTTTTATGTTTAAGACTGCGCTTTTAATGCTTGAAGATGAAGGAGCGAGCTTTATCGTAACTGGCGAGGTTTTAGGGCAACGCCCAATGAGCCAAAGAAAAGAGGCGCTTTTTAACGTAAGTAGCCTATCTGGCGATGAAAATGGGCTGATTTTACGCCCACTTTGCGCTAAACATTTAGAGCCTACAACGCCTGAACTTAAGGGCTGGGTTGAGCGAGAAAAACTGCTTGATATCAGCGGACGTGGGCGAACAAGACAGCTTGCGATGGCAAAAGAATTTGGCTTTGATGAGTTTGAAAGTCCAGGTGGCGGGTGTTTGCTAACGATGCAAAATTTCGCAAGCAAAATGAAAGATGCTTTAAAATTTGAAGGACTTGATACCTACTTAGATACGCAAATCCTTAAATTTGGTCGCCATTTAAGGCTTGATGATGGCGCAAAAGTGATAATAGGTCGAGATGAGAAAGACAACGAGGGGCTAGAACGCGTTCAAAACCCTAAATTTAGCCATATAGCGCTACCTGATGATATGGTTGGGGCTTATTCATTGATAAGCAAAAATGCAAGTAAAAACGATAAGTTAAAAGCGTGTAAATTTGCTCTAACTTATGCAAAAACTAGCCCAAATTTAGAGTATGAAGTAGCTATTGATGGTGAAAAATTTATCGCTTCGCCTTTTGAAAGCAAAAGCCAAGCTCAAAAATATCTTGTCGGCTTAGGATAG